The following proteins are co-located in the Cryptosporidium parvum Iowa II chromosome 6, whole genome shotgun sequence genome:
- a CDS encoding alanyl-tRNA synthetase (with HxxxH domain) produces IEQVITCKYLKKMSSETNKIWTGDEVRRQFVKYFEGLDHTFYRSSPVIPLNDPTILFINAGMNQFKSIFLGTVEPNSELSKLVRVANSQKCIRAGGKHNDLDDVGKDVYHHTFFEMLGSWSFGDYFKEEAIEWAFKLLTQVYGIPKDRLYATYFGGDPKLPSCPPDEEAKRIWLKYLPEDRILSCGSKENFWEMADTGPCGPCSEIHYDRIGGRDAISLVNKDDPDVIEIWNLVFMQYYREVDSTLTPLPKKCVDTGMGLERLVSILQNKTSNYDIDLFKPIFDQIHQVISSSGVQIPRYSGKVGDIDDPEMIDMSYRVISDHIRTLTIAIADGCIPSNEGRGYVLRRILRRAIRYGSQYLKAGSNGEPWFYKLVDSVSNIMGNYYKEIPENIQIIKEVILDEEKQFSKTLFKGTERFNKVINKLKSSQNNQQDQNKKLFPASEAFQLYSTYGFPMDLTELMANEQGFDFDRQGFQLCMENHHLASEGKNNKSFDDLILKPDIQNNLLLEFGLKETDDQYKYQSQTQIKDFYSNLIAIFDGNQLLNATEIQGKVIGLIFDKTTFYSESGGQVADTGFIDFQYNNNDEVSIFQVIDCKKFGNYVLHIGILLQGKIEISPELKSLMSVDYSRRNLIKKNHTGTHILNFALRQILGSTCDQRGSVVDPNKLRFDFSSQKPLTLDQIEEIEKMINQIIQEKQTVYCQTVELSIAKQIPNIRAIFGETYPDPVRVLSVSKSVDSLINSQTDNNDQEKVSIEFCGGTHVENTSEIISFSIISEEGIAKGIRRIVAVTDNQSEIAIENAKRLKQEFKKLEELNGKELETLLNSFKSKLDETKLLPLLYRRQLSQIIEENYKRVIADAKKKQKERLNMAKELATKIGQEYSQQLSSNNEFPALILNIKQIQGDSKSMDVIGQDISKKYPEAPIMLFTSGEFNDNGVSVISIMPKSKSDKLSSSNWLKSTIELCNGKCGGTDLRSVGSSKTGSESIESMIQLALDLLKKNGI; encoded by the coding sequence ATAGAACAAGTAATAACCTGTaagtatttaaaaaaaatgagctcagaaacaaataaaatatggACAGGAGATGAGGTTCGAAGACAATTCGTGAAATACTTTGAGGGATTAGATCATACATTCTACAGATCTTCACCAGTAATTCCTTTGAATGATCCAACAATACTGTTTATTAATGCTGGAATGAATCAATTTAAGTCCATATTCTTAGGAACTGTTGAACCAAATTCTGAACTAAGCAAATTGGTTAGAGTTGCAAATTCTCAAAAATGTATTAGAGCTGGTGGGAAACATAACGATTTAGATGATGTAGGTAAAGATGTATATCATCAtacattttttgaaatgttAGGATCATGGTCATTTGGAgattattttaaagaagaagCGATTGAATGGGCATTTAAACTTTTGACTCAAGTATATGGAATTCCAAAAGATAGATTATATGCAACTTATTTTGGAGGAGATCCTAAATTACCATCATGTCCACCTGATGAAGAGGCCAAAAGAATATGGTTGAAATACTTGCCAGAAGATAGAATTCTATCTTGCGGTAGCAAAGAAAACTTCTGGGAAATGGCTGATACCGGTCCATGTGGCCCATGTTCTGAAATACATTATGATCGAATTGGAGGAAGAGATGCAATATCATTAGTTAATAAGGATGATCCCGACGTTATTGAAATTTGGAATCTTGTATTTATGCAATATTATAGAGAAGTTGATAGTACATTAACACCTTTACCTAAAAAATGTGTTGATACTGGTATGGGATTAGAAAGATTGGTTTCAATCTTACAAAATAAAACAAGCAATTACGATATTGATTTGTTTAAACCCATTTTTgatcaaattcatcaagTAATTTCCTCATCTGGAGTACAGATTCCACGTTATTCTGGAAAAGTTGGTGATATTGATGATCCTGAAATGATTGATATGTCATACAGAGTTATTTCTGACCATATTAGAACTTTAACTATTGCAATTGCAGACGGTTGTATTCCAAGTAATGAAGGAAGAGGATACGTTTTAAGAAGAATTCTAAGAAGAGCTATTAGATATGGATCTCAGTATTTAAAGGCTGGATCTAACGGAGAACCTTGGTTTTATAAATTAGTTGACAGtgtttcaaatattatggGCAATTATTATAAAGAGATAccagaaaatattcaaattattaaagaagttATTTTAGATGAAGAAAAACAGTTCTCTAAAACATTGTTTAAAGGAACTGAAAGATTTAACAAGGTTATTAATAAGTTAAAGTCTTCTCAAAACAATCAGCAAGACCAGAATAAAAAACTATTCCCAGCTAGTGAAGCTTTCCAATTATATTCTACATATGGATTCCCAATGGACTTAACAGAATTAATGGCTAATGAACAAGGCTTTGATTTTGACCGTCAGGGATTTCAATTATGTATGGAAAACCATCATTTAGCTTCAGAAGGTAAAAATAACAAGTCATTTGACGATTTAATTCTCAAACCtgatattcaaaataactTACTTCTAGAATTTGGATTAAAAGAAACTGATGATCAATACAAATATCAATCTCAAACTCAAATTAAAGACTTTTACTCTAATTTGATTGCTATTTTTGATGgaaatcaattattaaacgCTACTGAAATACAAGGTAAAGTTATtggattaatttttgataaaacCACATTCTATTCAGAATCTGGAGGACAAGTTGCTGATACTGgttttattgattttcaaTACAATAACAATGATGAAGTCAGTATATTCCAAGTAATTGATTGtaaaaaatttggaaattatGTATTACATATTGGTATATTATTGCAAggaaaaattgaaattagtccagaattaaaatctttaatgTCTGTTGATTATTCTAGAAGAAATCTCATTAAAAAGAATCATACTGGTACTCATATCTTAAATTTTGCATTAAGACAAATACTTGGTAGCACATGCGATCAAAGAGGTTCTGTTGTTGACCctaataaattaagattTGATTTCTCATCTCAAAAGCCCTTAACTTTGGATCAAATTGaggaaattgaaaaaatgattaatcaaattatcCAAGAAAAACAAACAGTTTATTGTCAGACTGTTGAATTATCTATAGCTAAGCAAATACCCAACATTAGAGCAATCTTTGGTGAAACTTATCCAGATCCTGTACGTGTATTATCTGTAAGTAAATCTGTggattctttaattaattctcaAACAGATAATAATGATCAAGAAAAAGTATCTATTGAATTTTGTGGAGGTACCCATGTTGAAAATACTAgtgaaattatttcattttctattataaGTGAAGAAGGCATTGCAAAAGGTATTAGAAGAATTGTAGCAGTTACTGATAATCAATCTGAAATTGCTATTGAAAATGCTAAAAGGCTCAAacaagaatttaaaaaacttgaagaattaaatgGCAAGGAACTTGAgactttattaaattctttcaaatcTAAATTAGATGAAACTAAATTATTACCTTTATTATATAGAAGACAATTATCTcaaattattgaagaaaattataaGAGAGTTATTGCAGATGCtaaaaagaaacaaaaagaaagattAAATATGGCTAAAGAATTGGCAACAAAAATTGGACAAGAATATTCTCAACAGttatcttcaaataatgaatttccagctttaattttgaacattaaacaaattcaaGGAGATTCTAAGTCTATGGATGTTATCGGACaagatatttcaaagaaatacCCTGAAGCTCCCATTATGCTTTTTACATCTGGAgaatttaatgataatggAGTTTCtgttatttctattatgCCAAAATCTAAATCTGATAAATTATCTTCATCTAACTGGCTTAAATCTACAATTGAGTTATGTAATGGTAAATGTGGAGGAACAGATCTAAGATCTGTTGGATCTTCAAAGACAGGATCTGAATCAATTGAATCAATGATTCAACTTGCTTTAGAccttttaaagaaaaatggtatttaa
- a CDS encoding 60S ribosomal protein L23 (transcripts identified by EST), whose product YSLYLEKMKRGRGAAGGAKMRITLGLNVGALINCCDNSGGKNLYIIAVKGTGSCLNRLPSASIGDMVLATVKKGKPELRKKVWPAVIVRQRKAFRRPEGTFLYFEDNAGVIVNPKGEMKGSAITGPVGKECAELWPKVSAAAPSIV is encoded by the coding sequence TATAGTTTATATTTAGAAAAGATGAAGAGAGGAAGAGGTGCTGCAGGTGGTGCTAAGATGAGAATTACTCTCGGTTTGAATGTTGGTGCTCTTATAAATTGTTGTGATAATAGTGGTGGTAAAAACTTATACATCATAGCAGTTAAAGGTACCGGATCATGCTTAAACCGTCTACCATCAGCATCTATTGGTGATATGGTGTTGGCAACTGTTAAGAAGGGTAAACCAGAATTGAGAAAGAAGGTATGGCCAGCTGTTATTGTACGTCAACGTAAAGCTTTTAGAAGACCTGAGGGTACCTTCCTTTACTTTGAGGATAATGCAGGTGTAATTGTTAATCCAAAGGGAGAAATGAAAGGTTCTGCTATTACTGGTCCAGTTGGTAAGGAATGCGCAGAATTATGGCCAAAGGTCTCTGCTGCTGCTCCTTCTATtgtttaa
- a CDS encoding inactive CPSFs Cft2p metallobeta-lactamase, whose product MINISLKPICSGVIKGNALRINNCLIWFDFGIENESKFDRSALLDLELPHLILLTNFPKTFIGGLPILHKLLTEKGISCKIPVICTEPIFRFGNNILCDIIQSMSIRDQERGLQYTCDKEDNKGFKQLPFTNEDIEGILGENVCRLRYYQSFNIQLLHNDNNMNDDNSSLTSINLKALPSGFELGSTIWSMTINSISDSWEFVYVSEVASHPYWHVTPSDLGRLNKPDLLMLGVNTSNILKIPNNLSFSMSSDFGNDFKKCNNRLISIKKFVNTILDCIKKNKTGTILIPMQLDSLLLEILCYLDAIWNKGKILYPIFVTSPLIKSFLLSVKTLIEWMSLEIRSEFCDSRFNPFHDLKNIILETNLKNIRSENLSKVPKVIFAFPESMDYGYSRELFTELATNENNTIMFVREPKENTFAHYIWNKELELRRSDQSCIHSLIHSDNHSIQIPTNILENNHELSYSIELPMIRFTPYRQDELYAMYLSHKESNNAGNNLNQNSDDINKKLDDQGVNSANLELDNGDIKLEDCDINKKDVEMNIENESTSIYNDDNHCNNDNNNTDIVCNNNELNNKTSYSCILLSSNNNNSDNCVKNDDMSNINNNGIDYVNDQNVSSSIQTQIEFLRSKLVPVNVDDELLNLNSLSSSSSSSSSTSSSSSSSSSSSSSSSSSSSSNFHISGQNSSTKQTKDDYGCLLDEQTLQSIIDSWKDASSDLDISSYNLKLNDEVVKDNKLKLDSVGNDSSIISSFDNSNNNDDSNNNKIRILAPKRRRNVDRISNIKDDVLPEIKEGEVTLDSNGNSDPILNRNTKLGGRLSSMLSIDSNNTAFANNIPEWRIHFRQILGGTEPFRITHEMSKIEVRSRVILTDGLELKNEISSLLPLLNCSNPKTIILVSDCKDSKEENILKYYKSILMSLPNSPKNIVSSKIDDNNLIEFTLDESVEIVSFDNSVWDEVSTGGFQLVQNGSAPSAALQESSLNNNRKNEISSYYAFARVDNISAKLIKDEVVFVKNNKLENNSELNPNEEKVTDNCDSLNNNIMDEYKDPQNESLINKNQQSPYNVLNNLINVIKKRGNNNSSKKFHKEILLSKSRGIRHIVSEMRKQNPLPIINISPSGGIVSVNNAIAFSSNHLNKDFEISQINNQDQSNSSFKVQKGDHLTNNSNIDDMNIWNLHAKLHPYYYIARGILRNQFAIL is encoded by the coding sequence ATGATAAATATATCTTTAAAACCAATATGTAGTGGCGTAATTAAAGGTAACGCCCTAcgtattaataattgtcTAATTTGGTTTGATTTTGGTATAGAAAATGAGTCTAAATTTGATAGATCAGCTTTATTAGATTTGGAATTACCacatttaatattactaacAAATTTTCCAAAAACATTTATTGGTGGTTTACCAATTTTAcataaattattaacagAAAAAGGGATATCATGTAAAATTCCTGTAATTTGTACTGAACCAATATTTagatttggaaataatatattgtGTGATATTATACAAAGTATGAGTATTAGAGATCAAGAAAGAGGATTACAATATACTTGTGATAAGGAAGATAATAAAGGATTTAAACAATTACCCTTCACaaatgaagatattgaagGAATCCTTGGTGAAAATGTTTGTAGGTTAAGATATTATCaatcatttaatattcaacttttacataatgataataatatgaatgatgataattcttctttaacaagtattaatttaaaagcATTACCAAGTGGTTTTGAACTTGGTTCTACTATTTGGAGTATgacaattaattcaatttctgatAGTTGGGAATTCGTTTATGTAAGTGAGGTAGCTTCTCATCCATATTGGCATGTTACTCCATCAGATTTGGGTAGATTGAATAAACCAGATTTATTAATGCTTGGAGTTAATACtagtaatatattaaaaataccaaataatttatctttttcaatGAGCTCAGATTTTGGTAATGATTTCAAGAAATGCAATAATCGtttaatttctattaagAAATTTGTGAATACTATTTTAGattgtattaaaaagaataaaacaggtacaatattaataccaATGCAATTGGATAGTTTATTGCTAGAAATATTATGTTATTTGGATGCTATTTGGAATAAAGGAAAGATTTTATATCCAATTTTTGTTACTTCAccattaattaaatcatttttattatctgTTAAAACTTTGATTGAATGGATGAGTTTAGAAATAAGATCAGAATTTTGTGATTCAAGATTTAATCCATTCCatgatttaaagaatattatacTTGAAACAAATCTTAAGAATATAAGAAGtgaaaatttatcaaaagtACCAAAAGTTATATTTGCTTTTCCTGAATCTATGGATTATGGTTATTCCAGAGAACTATTTACTGAATTAGCaacaaatgaaaataataccATTATGTTTGTTAGGGAGCCAAAAGAAAACACATTTGCTCattatatttggaataaagAACTTGAATTACGTAGATCTGATCAATCTTGTATACATTCTTTAATTCACTCTGACAACCATAGTATTCAAATTCCTACAAATATTCTTGAGAATAATCATGAATTATCATACTCCATTGAACTTCCCATGATTAGATTTACACCTTATAGACAAGATGAGCTTTATGCAATGTACCTTTCACATAAAGAGTCTAATAATGCTGGTAATAATTTAAACCAAAATTCTGACGATATTAACAAAAAGCTGGATGACCAAGGTGTTAATTCTGCAAATTTAGAATTAGATAATGGTGATATTAAGTTGGAAGATTgtgatattaataaaaaagatgtTGAGATGAATATTGAGAATGAATCCACTAGTATAtataatgatgataatcattgtaataatgataataataatactgaTATTGTTTGTAATAACAATGagttgaataataaaacatCATATTCTTGTATCTTGttatcttcaaataataacaattcTGATAATTGTGttaaaaatgatgatatgagtaatataaataataatggtatTGACTATGTTAATGATCAAAATGTTAGTTCTTCTATTCAAACGCAAATCGAGTTTTTAAGATCAAAATTAGTTCCTGTAAATGTTGATGATGAgcttttgaatttaaattcactTTCATCGTCTTCTTCAAGTTCGTCTTCaacatcatcatcatcttcttcttcttcttcttcttcttcatcttcttcttcatcttcttcatcaaatTTCCATATCTCTGGTCAAAATTCTTCAACAAAACAAACAAAGGACGATTATGGATGCTTATTAGATGAACAAACATTGCAATCTATCATTGATTCTTGGAAAGATGCATCTAGTGACCTTGACATTTCATCatataatttgaaattaaatgacGAAGTTGTAAAAGATAATAAGTTGAAATTAGATTCAGTTGGTAATGATTCATCGATCATCTCGAGCTTTGATAactctaataataatgatgatagtaataataacaaaattCGTATTTTGGCCCcgaaaagaagaagaaatgtTGATAGAATATCAAATATCAAAGACGATGTATTACCAGAAATAAAGGAAGGAGAAGTAACTCTTGATTCCAATGGAAATTCTGATCcaattttgaatagaaACACAAAACTTGGTGGAAGATTGTCAAGCATGCTAAGCATTGACAGTAACAATACAGCTTTTgcaaataatattccaGAATGGAGAATTCATTTTAGACAAATTTTGGGTGGTACTGAACCTTTTAGAATTACTCATGAAATGAGCAAGATTGAAGTTAGATCAAGAGTAATATTAACTGATGGTTTGGAGCTTAAGAATGaaatatcatcattattaccattattGAATTGTTCAAATCCAAAAACAATTATATTAGTTTCTGATTGTAAGGACTCTAAAGAGgagaatattttaaaatattataaatctATATTAATGTCACTTCCAAATTCTCCAAAGAATATTGTTTCTTCGAAAATTGATGATAACAATTTGATTGAATTTACTTTGGATGAAAGTGTTGAAATTGTTTCATTTGATAACTCAGTGTGGGATGAAGTTTCAACAGGAGGTTTTCAGCTTGTACAAAATGGTTCAGCTCCTTCAGCTGCTTTACAAGAGTCTTCATTAAATAACAATAGAAAAAACGAAATTTCAAGTTATTACGCTTTTGCAAGAGTTGACAATATTTCGGCAAAGCTTATTAAGGATGAAGTAGTTTTTgttaagaataataaattggaaaataattcagaaCTTAATCCCAACGAAGAAAAAGTGACTGATAATTGtgattcattaaataataatattatggATGAATACAAAGATCCTCAGAAtgaatcattaattaaCAAGAATCAACAATCTCCATACAATGTTTTAAATAACCTTATTAATGTAATTAAGAAAAGaggtaataataattcttcaaagAAATTCCATAAGgaaatattactttcaaaATCACGTGGTATACGCCATATAGTTTCTGAAATGAGAAAACAAAACCCTCttccaattattaatatatccCCAAGTGGAGGAATTGTTTCCGTCAATAATGCTATAGCGTTTTCTtcaaatcatttaaataaagattttgaaatttctcaaattaATAACCAAGACCAAAgcaattcttcttttaaagTTCAAAAGGGCGACCatttaacaaataattccaatataGATGATatgaatatttggaatttaCATGCAAAACTTCAtccatattattatattgcCAGAGGAATACTACGTAATCAGTTTGCTATTTTAtaa